TTGGATGCTTGTTTATCTCTCCTATAAACCTTGTTGCAATTGCATCGTAGTCAGTGGCATATTTTCGTAATTTGCAAGTTTTGTTAACATCACAGCCACACTCAATACATCTCTCAGTTTCATCAAAAACTTCTTTTTCTGTGAAGGCTTTCTCCACCTCCTCAAAACTTTTTATTCTGGTCTCAATATCAACAACCGCACTTTTAATACGAGTTTTCTTTTCGTATTTCTCATACTCAATTGGGGACAATTGAGTTACAGATTCTGCTTTTTTGCTATTAAACATATCCTTTACAGGCACAACTTTTTTACCAGAAAGAAATTGATTTATACTTTGAGCAGCGGTATATGCATCTGCAACACATTCAATAACAGTTGCAGGACCGCGAGTTATATCCCCACCAGCAAATATCTTATCAATATTTGTCTGCATTGTCTCTTCATTGGCAACGATTGTGCCCCATTTAGTTAATTCAAGATTTTTAGAGTCTATTTTAGAAGTTTCTTCCAGAAGAAATTTCGTATCAGGAAACTGGCTAATTGCAGGAATAACAGTATCCACTTTCATTATGAATTCTGAGTTTGGAATTGGGATTGGACGACGGCGGCCACTGCTATCTGGTTCGCCCAGTCGCATTTTTAAACACTGCATTCCAATGACTTTACCATCTTTCCCCAGAATTTTAGTAGGATTTTGAAGGAGATATAGTTCAATACCTTCTTCTTTTGCTGCTTCAATTTCTTCTTTTTCAGCTGGCATTTGTTTCTCGGCTCTGCGATAAACAATCATAACTTTTTCAGACCCGAGACGAAGGGCTGTTCTCGCAGCATCAATAGCAGTATTTCCGCCACCAATTACGGCAACGATTTTTCCAACTTCTTTGATTTTATTTTCTACAACTGCTTTAAGAAACTCTACACCAAAGTAGCAGCCATCTAAATTTTCACCTTCAATACGCATTTTCATAGCCTTTTGTGCACCAAGACCCAGGAAAATCGCATCATATTCTTTATAAAGGAATTGTAGTGTAAAATCTCTTCCTAATCTTTCATTATTTTTTATATCAACACCTAATTTTTCAATCAACTCAATCTCTTTATCTAACACATCTTTTGGTAATCTATATTCAGGAATTCCATATCTCATCATACCACCGCTTTTAGGATTTGCTTCAAAAATAGTGCAATGATGACCTTCAGTTGCAAGATAGTAAGCCACTGTTAAACCCGAAGGACCTGCACCAACAATTGCCACTTCTTTACCTGTGCTCGGTTTTTTTTCAGGGATAAAAGTTCTTTCTGCGTCTTCAATATCTTTATCGGCGGCAAATCGTTTTATCTGTCTAATCGCAATTGGTTCTTCAACAATCTGTCTGCGACATTCCTGCTCACAGAAGGCAGGACAGACTCTACCGACCGAAAGTGGAAGTGGAAGTCTTTCCTTTATCAATTTTACTGCTTCGTGATATAAGCCATCATGAATCAATGCGATATATCCTTGAATGTCAACATGAGCAGGACATTTAAGAGTGCAAGGAGCAGTACAATCTGCATAATGGTCTGAGAGCAAAAGTTCCAAAGCCATTTTTCTGGCAGAATGAACATTTTCATTATCAGTTTCAATTTCCATCCCGTCCTGAACTTCTGTCGCACAAGAAGGTACAAATCCTCTTGCACCTTTCACTTCTACCAGACAAACCCAGCAAGAGCCAAAGGGTTTTAAATGTTCGTCATGACATAAAGTCGGAATTTCTATACCATTTTCTTTAGCTACCTCAAGGATGGTTTGTCCATCCTGGGCGATTACTTCTTTTCCATTCAATTTAATTTTCACATTTGCCATCTTAAGTAGTGAATTAGTAAATTAGTGAATTGGTAAATTAGTTACCAGTTCACCAATTCACAAGTTTACAAGTTTCTGATTGCCTCAAATTTGCAAGCATCCATACAAGCGCCACATTTTATGCATTTTTCCTGGTCAATTTTATGAACAGATTTTTTCTCGCCTGAAATTGCATCAACAGGACATACTTTTTTACACATCTGGCATCCAACACATTTTTCAGGAATGATTTCATATTTTATAAGCTGTTTACAAACTCCAGCTGGACAATGTTTATTTTCAATATGTTCTTTATACTCATCCTTAAAATATTTGATTGTAGTCAAAACAGGGTTTGGAGCGGTTTGTCCCAAGCCGCAGAGAGAGGCTTTCTTAACTTTTTCAGATAAATCGGATAGAAGTTCTATGTCATCAGGCTTTCCATCACCTTGAGTTATTCTGGTTAAGATTTCCAGCATTCTTTTAGTTCCGATTCTACAAAAAGTGCATTTCCCACAAGACTCATTCTGTGTAAAATCGAGAAAAAACCTTGCCATATCCACCATACAGGTAGTTTCATCCATAACGACCATTCCACCTGAGCCCATAATTGCACCTGTTGCAGTTAACGAATCATAATCAACAGGGGTATCAAGCAGACTTTCTGGAATACAGCCGCCGGAAGGTCCTCCGAGCTGGACAGCTTTGAATTTCTTGTCACCGATAATCCCGCCACCAACCTTAAATATCACATCTCGTAGAGTCATTCCCATAGGAACTTCAACGAGTCCGCCTTTCTTAATTTTTCCAGTAAGAGCAAACACCTTTGTGCCTTTACTTTTTTCAGTTCCATATTTAGCAAATTCAGATGCACCATTACGGATTATCCAGGCGATATTAGCAAAAGTTTCAACATTATTTATATTAGTAGGCTTACCCCATAATCCTGAATTAGCAGGATAAGGTGGTCTGATATTTGGCATTCCTCTTTTGCCTTCAATAGAGGCAATCATAGCAGTTTCTTCACCACAAACGAATGCGCCTGCACCTTCTTTTATATCAATTTTCAGGTTGAAATCTGAATCAAAAACATTATTTCTCAGAAAACCTCGCTCTTCCGCTTGTTTAATAGCAATTCTAAGCCGTTTTAATGCAAGTGGATATTCTGCTCTGCAATAGATATATCCTTGCTCTGCTCCAATTGCATAAGCAGCGATAAGCATACCTTCTATAACACTATGAGGGTCGCCTTCCAAAACGCTTCTGTCCATAAAAGCCCCAGGGTCACCTTCATCAGCATTGCAGATAATATATTTTCTATCTCCCCTTGCTTGATGGGCGAATTGCCATTTCAATCCAGTTGGGAAACCTGCGCCACCTCTGCCTCGTAAGCCAGATTTTTTGATCTCTTCTATAACATCCTCTGGCTTTT
This Candidatus Cloacimonadota bacterium DNA region includes the following protein-coding sequences:
- a CDS encoding FAD-dependent oxidoreductase, which encodes MANVKIKLNGKEVIAQDGQTILEVAKENGIEIPTLCHDEHLKPFGSCWVCLVEVKGARGFVPSCATEVQDGMEIETDNENVHSARKMALELLLSDHYADCTAPCTLKCPAHVDIQGYIALIHDGLYHEAVKLIKERLPLPLSVGRVCPAFCEQECRRQIVEEPIAIRQIKRFAADKDIEDAERTFIPEKKPSTGKEVAIVGAGPSGLTVAYYLATEGHHCTIFEANPKSGGMMRYGIPEYRLPKDVLDKEIELIEKLGVDIKNNERLGRDFTLQFLYKEYDAIFLGLGAQKAMKMRIEGENLDGCYFGVEFLKAVVENKIKEVGKIVAVIGGGNTAIDAARTALRLGSEKVMIVYRRAEKQMPAEKEEIEAAKEEGIELYLLQNPTKILGKDGKVIGMQCLKMRLGEPDSSGRRRPIPIPNSEFIMKVDTVIPAISQFPDTKFLLEETSKIDSKNLELTKWGTIVANEETMQTNIDKIFAGGDITRGPATVIECVADAYTAAQSINQFLSGKKVVPVKDMFNSKKAESVTQLSPIEYEKYEKKTRIKSAVVDIETRIKSFEEVEKAFTEKEVFDETERCIECGCDVNKTCKLRKYATDYDAIATRFIGEINKHPIDETHPFILRDPNKCIKCGRCVRTCLEIQGVGALGYIYRGFGTLVAPEFGESLLKTSCETCGKCIDVCPVGALSAKNTQLKTAPIDFSETTTTCGLCGSGCQVKFMNVGNIIMKAEAAESPITENNICFNAHFGYEVLQGDKRLTTPLIRKNNTLQKCSWDEAFKLITEKLPAFGINSAIFSNGNFTNEELYLINKIAQKYQIQRKYSWELNGSIIQKKLGINYSPNPTSDLLSTDLIVLIGDVPHTLGIKIVQAVRAGKKLLVISPEESKFNRIADYYIKSDNYLEIFNQFAKYFLENRYHNVNYVADCIENFVEYNRKLQKEVHTIEYEKFAELIAKTGKVIFVYSESLLDFNTQSSIFNLNMLKGDVGEEGSGIITCSELANKPTLQYYGFVPSSFKFQVSSIKSALILGEDPLYDNKLETYNWLNSLDFLLVADNYLTETAKMANVVLPLSTFAETNGRFVNNNDLFQTVNKVISPPSGKENWEIFARILDYQTKFKDLMQKTNKNELNDVSKENRFTVIESEKRVDLQFENRKAGSKATISYNILRRRIDDLKKNKLKKS
- the nuoF gene encoding NADH-quinone oxidoreductase subunit NuoF — protein: MESNITKIKVGLASCGIAAGGLEVFDEINKFLDKNKLDVKLEKTGCIGMCYKEVLVEIDDEQFGKTMYGEVKPNEVDEILQAHLIDKKPKTEKIIFSDKLGGKEDEVLKYQTRIVLRNCGIINPESIDDSIEQDGYKAIQLVLKEKKPEDVIEEIKKSGLRGRGGAGFPTGLKWQFAHQARGDRKYIICNADEGDPGAFMDRSVLEGDPHSVIEGMLIAAYAIGAEQGYIYCRAEYPLALKRLRIAIKQAEERGFLRNNVFDSDFNLKIDIKEGAGAFVCGEETAMIASIEGKRGMPNIRPPYPANSGLWGKPTNINNVETFANIAWIIRNGASEFAKYGTEKSKGTKVFALTGKIKKGGLVEVPMGMTLRDVIFKVGGGIIGDKKFKAVQLGGPSGGCIPESLLDTPVDYDSLTATGAIMGSGGMVVMDETTCMVDMARFFLDFTQNESCGKCTFCRIGTKRMLEILTRITQGDGKPDDIELLSDLSEKVKKASLCGLGQTAPNPVLTTIKYFKDEYKEHIENKHCPAGVCKQLIKYEIIPEKCVGCQMCKKVCPVDAISGEKKSVHKIDQEKCIKCGACMDACKFEAIRNL